TTGTCGTTGATCTTCACGCCCTGCAACCGGTAGACTTCCTGGATCTCGTTCACGAGATACTCGGCCAGTGCCTCGACGCCCATGACCTCGAGGATGTCGTGGGGGTTCGGCGAGCCCGAGATGAGCGTGTCGCCCTTCTTCACGAAGTCGCCTTCCTGCACGTCGATCACCTTGGTCTTGGGGATCAGGTACTCGACGCTTTCACCTTCCTCGGGCACGATCGCGATCTTGCGCTTGGCCTTGTACTCGCGGACGAATTCGACCTTGCCGCTGATCTTGGCGATGACCGCATTGTCCTTCGGCATACGCGCTTCGAACAGCTCGGCCACCCGCGGAAGACCGCCGGTGATGTCGCGCGTCTTGGCCGCCTCGCGCGAAGCACGCGCAAGGATGTCACCGGCTTCGACGTGCTGGCCATCCTCGACCGACAGCGTGGTGCCCGGAGCCAGCATGTAACGCTGGGCTTCGGTTTCGCCATCGTCGGTCTGACCTTCGCCGAGCAAGGTCAGGCGCGGACGCAGGTCGTCCTTCTTCTTGCGGCCCGAGGTACGCAGCTCGGTCACGACGCGCTGGGCGATACCGGTGGTTTCGTCCACCCGCTCTTCCATCGTCTGTGTGTCGATTAGGTCCTGGTACTTCACGATGCCGCTGGTTTCGGTGATGATCGGCAGGGTGAACGGGTCCCACTCGGCCAGGCGATCGCCTTCCTTCACCTTGGCCCCATCCTTGAACATCAGGACGGTACCGTAAGGCACCTTGTGGATTTCGCGCTCGCGCCCTTCGGCGTCGATCACCGCCAGCTCGCCGTTGCGCGCCATCGACAGGATCTTGCCGCGCTTGTCGACGATCGTCGGCATGTCGCGGTATTCGACCTTGCCGTCGGAGATCGATTCGAGGTGGCTCGTTTCGTTGAGCTGCGCCGCGCCGCCGATGTGGAAGGTCCGCATCGTCAGCTGGGTGCCCGGCTCACCGATCGACTGCGCGGCGATCACGCCGACAGCCTCGCCGATGTTGACCGGCGTACCGCGTGCGAGGTCGCGACCATAGCAAGTCGCGCACACGCCCTGTTCGGCCTCGCAGATCAGCGGCGAACGGATCTTCGCAACCTGCACTTCGGCTTCCTCGATCGCCTTGACCATCGGCTCGTCGAGCAGCGTGCCTGCCTTGACGATGACTTCGCCGGTCTTGGCGTTGACGAGATCCTCGGCCACGGTGCGGCCAAGGATACGTTCGCCGAGCGATGCGATGACCGAACCGCCCTGCACGATCGCGCGCATTTCCAGCGCGTTGCTGGTCTTGCAGTCGTCCTCGACGATCACGCAGTCCTGCGACACATCGACCAGGCGGCGGGTCAGGTAACCCGAGTTTGCAGTCTTGAGCGCGGTGTCCGCGAGGCCCTTGCGGGCGCCGTGGGTCGAGTTGAAGTACTCAAGGACGGTCAGACCTTCCTTGAAGTTCGAGATGATCGGCTGCTCGATGATCTCACCCGACGGCTTGGCCATCAGGCCGCGCATCCCGGCGAGCTGCTTCATCTGCGCCGGCGAACCGCGCGCACCGGAGTGGCTCATCATGTAGATCGAGTTGATCTCCGCCTCGCGGCCGTCGTTGTCCTTCGGCCGGGCACGGATCTCGTCCATCATCGCGTCGGCCACCTGGTCGCCGCAACGGCTCCAGGCGTCGATCACCTTGTTGTACTTTTCCTGCTGGGTGATCAGGCCGTCCTGGTACTGCTGCTCGTAATCGGTGACGAGCGCCTTGGTCTGTTCGACCAGCTCGACTTTCGAGTCCGGGATGATCATGTCGTCCTTGCCGAACGAGATGCCCGCGCGGAACGCGTGGCGGAAGCCAAGGCTCATGATCGCGTCGGCGAACAGCACCGTGTCCTTCTGGCCGGTGTGGCGATAGACCTCGTCGATCACGTCGCCGATGTCCTTCTTGGTCAGCAGGCGGTTGATGACCTCGTAGGGCACCTTGTGGCTCTTCGGCAGGCATTCGCCGATGAGCATACGGCCCGGGGTAGTCTCGACCCGCTTCATGTACTCCTTGCCATCCTCGTCCGTCTGCGGAACGCGAGTGATGATCTTGGAGTGAAGCGTCACGCTCTTGGTGTGGAGCGCCTGGTGCACTTCGGCCATGTCGGCAAAGCGCGGTAGCTTCTCGATCTTCTCGCCGCCCTTTTCCTCGATGAACTCGGGGGTCTTCTCCTGCCGTTCCATCGACAGGTAGTAGAGACCCAGCACCATGTCCTGCGAAGGCACGATGATCGGCTTGCCGTTGGCGGGGCTGAGGATGTTGTTGGTGCTCATCATCAGCACGCGCGCTTCGAGCTGGGCTTCCAGCGACAGCGGCACGTGGACCGCCATCTGGTCACCGTCGAAGTCGGCGTTGAACGCCGAGCACACCAGCGGGTGTAGCTGGATCGCCTTGCCTTCGATCAGCACCGGCTCGAACGCCTGGATGCCCAAGCGGTGGAGCGTCGGCGCGCGGTTCAGCAGCACCGGGTGCTCGCGGATTACTTCATCCAGGATGTCCCAGACTTCCTTGCGCTCCTTCTCGACCCACTTCTTGGCCTGCTTGAGGGTCATCGACAGACCCTTGGCGTCGAGGCGCGCGTAGATGAACGGCTTGAACAGCTCGAGCGCCATCTTCTTCGGCAACCCGCACTGGTGCAGCTTGAGCTCCGGCCCGGTCACGATGACCGAACGGCCCGAGTAGTCGACGCGCTTGCCAAGCAGGTTCTGGCGGAAGCGACCCTGCTTGCCCTTGAGCATGTCGCTGAGCGACTTCAGCGGACGCTTGTTGGCACCGGTGATCACGCGGCCGCGGCGGCCGTTGTCGAACAGCGCATCGACCGCTTCCTGCAGCATGCGCTTTTCGTTGCGGACGATGATGTCCGGCGCGCGCAGCTCGATCAGGCGCTTCAGGCGATTGTTGCGGTTGATCACGCGGCGGTAGAGATCGTTTAGATCCGAGGTCGCGAACCGGCCGCCGTCGAGCGGGACCAGCGGGCGCAGTTCCGGCGGGATGACCGGGATCACCTCGAGGATCATCCATTCGGGGCGGTTGCCCGAATCGATGAAGCTTTCGACGACCTTGAGACGCTTGATGATCTTGGCAGGCTTGAGCTTGGACTTGGTGGTCGCCAGCTCTTCCATCAGGTCATCGCGTTCCTGCTCGAGGTCGAGGTCCATCAGCATGACCTTGACCGCTTCGGCACCGATCCCGGCGCTGAAGCTGTCCTCGCCGTATTCGTCCTGCGCTTCGAGCAGTTCGTCTTCGGTGAGCAGCTGGAACTTCTCGAGCGGGGTCAGGCCCGGCTCGGTGACGATGTAGCTCTCGAAGTAGAGCACGCGCTCGAGCTGCTTGAGCTGCATGTCGAGCAGCAGGCCGATGCGGCTCGGCAGCGACTTCAGGAACCAGATGTGCGCGACCGGCGCGGCGAGCTCGATGTGGCCCATGCGCTCACGCCGGACCTTGGTCACGGTCACCTCGACGCCGCACTTCTCGCAGACGACGCCCTTGTACTTCATGCGCTTGTACTTGCCGCACAGGCACTCGTAGTCCTTCACCGGACCGAAGATGCGCGCGCAGAACAGACCGTCACGTTCGGGCTTGAACGTGCGGTAGTTGATCGTCTCGGGCTTCTTGATCTCGCCGAACGACCAGCTGCGGATGCGCTCGGGCGAGGCGATGCCGATCTGGATCTGGTCGAACGTCTCGGGCTTGGCGAGCTGGTTGGTGAATTTGGTCAGTTCGTTCATTTTTCGGTCCCTCTGGGGGTGAAATTCGTACTTCGATCAGTTGCCGGTGGCTGGGAGTTGAACCCGCACCCCGTTTCCGGGGACCACTGGAGTGGTGCGTCTACCGTTCCGCCACACCGGCTCTGATCATTACTCCGCCGCAATGGCCGTCATGCCGTCGTCGTCCTCGTCCTCGCCGAGCGAGGAGAGTTCGACGTTGAGGCCGAGGCTGCGCATTTCCTTCACGAGCACGTTGAAGCTCTCCGGGATGCCGGCCTCGAAGGTGTCGTCGCCCTTGACGATCGCTTCGTAGACCTTCTGCCGGCCGACCACGTCGTCCGACTTCACGGTGAGCATTTCCTGCAGCGTGTAGGCGGCGCCGTAGGCCTGGAGCGCCCAGACCTCCATTTCGCCGAAGCGCTGGCCGCCGAACTGCGCCTTGCCGCCCAGCGGCTGCTGGGTGACGAGGCTGTACGGCCCGATCGAACGCGCGTGGATCTTGTCGTCGACGAGGTGGTGGAGCTTCAGCATGTAGATGTAGCCCACGGTCACCTTGCGGTCGAATGCCTCGCCGGTGCGGCCGTCGAACAGCGTGACCTGGCCTGAAGTGGGCAGGTTGGCCTTCTCAAGCATCGCCGACACGTCGCCTTCGCGCGCGCCGTCGAACACCGGGGTCCCGAACGGCACGCCGTTCTTGAGGTAGCCCGCCATCTCGACGATCTCTTCGGCCGAACGGCTGTCGATGTCGGCATGATACTGCTCGCCGTAGACGTCCTTCAGCTTCTCCACGACCGCGGTCGGCGCCTTGGCCGCCGTTGGATCGGGGTTGGCTTCGCGCCATTCATCGAGCGCCGCAGTGATCTGCTGACCGAGCCCGCGCGCGGCCATGCCGAGGTGGGTTTCGAAGATCTGCCCGACGTTCATGCGCGACGGCACGCCCAGTGGGTTGAGCACGATGTCGACCGGGGTGCCGTCCTCGAGGAACGGCATGTCCTCGGCGGGCAGGATCCGGCTGATGACGCCCTTGTTCCCGTGGCGGCCGGCCATCTTGTCGCCCGGCTGCAGCTTGCGCTTCACCGCGACGAACACCTTGACCATCTTGAGCACGCCCGGTGCCAGTTCGTCGCCCCGCTCGAGCTTCTCGCGGCGGTCTTCGAACTTTTCCTCGATGCCCTTCACGGCTTCATCGTACTGGGCCTTGATCGCTTCGAGCTGGCTCTGGCGGCCATCATCCGCAACCGCGAACTTGAACCATTCGAACCGGTCCACGCTCTCGAGCAACTCGTCGGTGATCTTGGTGCCCTTCTTGACGCCCTTGGGCGCGGCCGAAGCGGTCTGGCCGACCAGCATGTCCTTCAGGCGATTATAGGTCGCCCGGTTGAGGATCGCGCGTTCGTCCTGGCTGTCCTTGCGCAGGCGCTCGATTTCCTCGTTCTGGATCGCGCGGGTACGGTCGTCGACCTCGATGCCGTGGCGGTTGAACACCCGCACATCGACGATCGTGCCGCTGGTGCCCGGCGGCAGGCGGAGCGAGGTATCGCGCACGTCGCTGGCCTTTTCGCCGAA
Above is a window of Tsuneonella mangrovi DNA encoding:
- the rpoC gene encoding DNA-directed RNA polymerase subunit beta' yields the protein MNELTKFTNQLAKPETFDQIQIGIASPERIRSWSFGEIKKPETINYRTFKPERDGLFCARIFGPVKDYECLCGKYKRMKYKGVVCEKCGVEVTVTKVRRERMGHIELAAPVAHIWFLKSLPSRIGLLLDMQLKQLERVLYFESYIVTEPGLTPLEKFQLLTEDELLEAQDEYGEDSFSAGIGAEAVKVMLMDLDLEQERDDLMEELATTKSKLKPAKIIKRLKVVESFIDSGNRPEWMILEVIPVIPPELRPLVPLDGGRFATSDLNDLYRRVINRNNRLKRLIELRAPDIIVRNEKRMLQEAVDALFDNGRRGRVITGANKRPLKSLSDMLKGKQGRFRQNLLGKRVDYSGRSVIVTGPELKLHQCGLPKKMALELFKPFIYARLDAKGLSMTLKQAKKWVEKERKEVWDILDEVIREHPVLLNRAPTLHRLGIQAFEPVLIEGKAIQLHPLVCSAFNADFDGDQMAVHVPLSLEAQLEARVLMMSTNNILSPANGKPIIVPSQDMVLGLYYLSMERQEKTPEFIEEKGGEKIEKLPRFADMAEVHQALHTKSVTLHSKIITRVPQTDEDGKEYMKRVETTPGRMLIGECLPKSHKVPYEVINRLLTKKDIGDVIDEVYRHTGQKDTVLFADAIMSLGFRHAFRAGISFGKDDMIIPDSKVELVEQTKALVTDYEQQYQDGLITQQEKYNKVIDAWSRCGDQVADAMMDEIRARPKDNDGREAEINSIYMMSHSGARGSPAQMKQLAGMRGLMAKPSGEIIEQPIISNFKEGLTVLEYFNSTHGARKGLADTALKTANSGYLTRRLVDVSQDCVIVEDDCKTSNALEMRAIVQGGSVIASLGERILGRTVAEDLVNAKTGEVIVKAGTLLDEPMVKAIEEAEVQVAKIRSPLICEAEQGVCATCYGRDLARGTPVNIGEAVGVIAAQSIGEPGTQLTMRTFHIGGAAQLNETSHLESISDGKVEYRDMPTIVDKRGKILSMARNGELAVIDAEGREREIHKVPYGTVLMFKDGAKVKEGDRLAEWDPFTLPIITETSGIVKYQDLIDTQTMEERVDETTGIAQRVVTELRTSGRKKKDDLRPRLTLLGEGQTDDGETEAQRYMLAPGTTLSVEDGQHVEAGDILARASREAAKTRDITGGLPRVAELFEARMPKDNAVIAKISGKVEFVREYKAKRKIAIVPEEGESVEYLIPKTKVIDVQEGDFVKKGDTLISGSPNPHDILEVMGVEALAEYLVNEIQEVYRLQGVKINDKHIEVIVRQMLQKVEITDGGDTTLLPGEQVDLEEMNEINAKLGKGKQPATGTPILLGITKASLQTRSFISAASFQETTRVLTQAAVEGKRDSLIGLKENVIVGRLIPAGTGAGMNRMRVTASSRDAALRAQWKKAQEAIIAANTAEEEHAAELQRDPMDDLGDAPLAAVEGETHGTDADAGDYLEQTEDKAED